The following proteins are encoded in a genomic region of Serinus canaria isolate serCan28SL12 chromosome 15, serCan2020, whole genome shotgun sequence:
- the TBC1D10A gene encoding TBC1 domain family member 10A, giving the protein MAKSRGGGGPSSPGGRSLAGTRESLADPGGDELSSLGSDSEINGGGPEERRVDKFGFIVGSRGAEGTLEEVPLEVLRQRESKWLDMLNNWDKWMAKKHKKIRLRCQKGIPPSLRGRAWQYLSGSKVKLEQNMGKFDELDLLTGDPKWLDVIERDLHRQFPFHEMFVSRGGHGQQDLFRVLKAYTLYRPEEGYCQAQAPIAAVLLMHMPAEQAFWCLVQICEKYLPGYYSEKLEAIQLDGQILFSLLHKVSPVAYKHLSKQKIDPILYMTEWFMCAFSRTLPWSSVLRVWDMFFCEGVKIIFRVGLVLLKHTLGSSDKLKSCQGQYETMERLRALSPKIMQEAFLVQEVIELPVTERQIEREHLIQLKKWRETHGELQCKSPPRLHGAKAISEAEPAPRKALEPVPSIIVSPGPAPVPKARKSKEKSREKGPTSPANGPGAEGNGAPGTTRELLHPQVSPHHQSKESLSSRESEDTYL; this is encoded by the exons ATGGCCAAGAgccgcgggggcggcgggcccAGCTCGCCCGGCGGGCGCAGCCTGGCGGGCACCCGCGAGAGCCTCGCCGACCCTGGTGGCGATGAGCTTAGTTCGCTCGGCTCCGACTCCGAGATCAACGGCGGCGGCCCCGAGGAGCGGCGCGTCGATAAGTTCGGCTTCATCGTAGGCAGCCGCGGCGCCGAGGGGAC gctggaggaggtgCCCTTGGAGGTGCTCCGGCAGCGGGAGTCTAAGTGGCTGGATATGCTCAACAACTGGGACAAGTGGATGGCCAAGAAACACAAGAAG ATCCGTCTGCGGTGCCAGAAGGGGATCCCGCCCTCGCTGCGGGGCCGTGCCTGGCAGTACCTCTCTGGGAGCAAGGTCAAGCTGGAGCAGAACATGGGCAAGTTTGAT GAACTGGACCTCCTCACAGGAGATCCAAAGTGGCTGGATGTGATCGAGCGGGATCTCCATCGGCAGTTCCCCTTCCATGAGATGTTCGTTTCACGTGGAGGCCATGG gcagcaggacctGTTCCGGGTGCTGAAGGCGTACACGCTGTACCGCCCGGAGGAGGGGTACTGCCAGGCCCAGGCGCCCATCGCCGCCGTCCTGCTCATGCACATGCCAGCCGAG CAAGCGTTCTGGTGCCTGGTGCAGATCTGTGAGAAGTACCTCCCTGGCTACTACAGCGAGAAACTG gaagcCATCCAGCTGGACGGACAGATCCTCTTCTCACTGCTGCACAAGGTCTCACCTGTGGCCTACAAGCACCTAAGCAAGCAGAAGATTGACCCCATCCTGTACATGACGGAGTGGTTCATGTGCGCCTTCTCCCGCACGCTGCCCTGGAGCTCCGTCCTGCGCGTCTGGGACATGTTCTTCTGTGAAG GAGTGAAGATCATCTTCCGGGTGGGCCTGGTGCTACTCAAACACACCCTGGGCTCCTCAGACAAGCTCAAATCCTGCCAGGGCCAGTATGAGACCATGGAGAGGCTGAGGGCCCTCAGCCCCAAAATCATGCAGGAGGCCTTCCTGGTGCAGGAG GTCATCGAGCTGCCGGTGACAGAGCGTCAGATCGAGCGGGAGCACCTGATCCAGCTGAAGAAGTGGCGGGAGACGCACGGAGAGCTGCAGTGCAAGTCCCCCCCGCGCCTGCACGGCGCCAAGGCCATCAGCGAGGCGGAGCCCGCGCCGCGCAAGGCGCTTGAGCCCGTCCCCTCCATCATCGTTTCCCCCGGGCCCGCCCCCGTGCCCAAGGCCCGCAAGAGCAAGGAGAAGAGCCGGGAAAAGGGCCCGACCAGTCCTGCCAACGGCCCCGGGGCCGAGGGCAACGGGGCGCCTGGCACGACCCGGGAGCTGCTGCACCCCCAGGTCTCCCCCCACCACCAGTCCAAGGAGAGCCTGAGCTCCCGGGAGAGCGAGGACACGTACTTGTAG